A single window of Streptomyces aquilus DNA harbors:
- a CDS encoding formylglycine-generating enzyme family protein produces MDASAGKMIAIPPGQVTLSDRRTQRSWSVELAPYELAAFPVTQALYAQVTGLRPSSAQGAQLPVDSVSWWDSVRFCNALSQHDGFAPAYRLHTDGEGIEWDTSADGYRLPTEAEWEHACRAGTTGPHYGPLDEIAWYRGNSDEQIHDVGRKRPNPWGLYDMLGNVWDWCWDIYDAEVYGAYRVLRGGGWFDEHWSCRTSARRRSHPTFQVDDVGFRIARSLVC; encoded by the coding sequence ATGGATGCGAGCGCAGGAAAGATGATCGCCATCCCGCCGGGACAGGTAACGCTGTCGGACCGGCGGACACAGCGCAGTTGGTCGGTCGAGCTCGCGCCCTACGAACTCGCGGCCTTTCCAGTCACCCAGGCACTGTACGCACAGGTCACCGGCCTGCGGCCAAGCTCCGCCCAGGGGGCCCAATTGCCCGTTGACAGCGTTTCCTGGTGGGACTCGGTCCGATTCTGCAATGCCCTGTCCCAACACGACGGGTTCGCACCCGCCTACCGCCTCCACACCGACGGCGAAGGCATCGAGTGGGACACGTCCGCCGACGGGTACCGGCTGCCGACCGAAGCCGAATGGGAGCACGCCTGCCGTGCCGGTACGACCGGACCGCACTACGGACCTCTCGACGAGATCGCTTGGTACCGCGGCAACTCCGACGAGCAGATCCACGACGTGGGTCGCAAAAGGCCCAACCCGTGGGGCCTGTACGACATGCTCGGCAACGTCTGGGACTGGTGCTGGGACATCTACGACGCCGAGGTCTACGGCGCCTACAGGGTGCTACGCGGCGGAGGCTGGTTCGACGAGCACTGGAGCTGCCGGACCTCCGCGCGGCGCCGCAGTCACCCAACCTTCCAGGTTGACGACGTGGGGTTCCGCATCGCACGTTCCCTCGTGTGCTGA